The genomic DNA CGGCAATAAGTTGGTCGAGTTCCTGGGCGGAGGAAGCTTTGAGCGGGGAGCTCTGTGGGGAGTTGTCATAGCGGGCCCGGAAATCAGCCAAGGCCTTGTTAGCCCGTTCTGCCGGGACGGACATCGCGTTTTCTATCTGTGCGCCCAAAGCTCTGGTCAGCTCCAGTCGATGGATCTTCTCGGGCTCTGTAGGTTTCGGCGGATCATCGAGCAGCAGCACTACCTGCAAATCCGGAAATTCCTGGAGCGCGGCGGACCACAGAGTGCCGCGAACCACTCCCGGTTCTTCGGCGTAGGACGGGACCAGGACTGTGATGCCGTCAGAGTAGTGGGCGAAGTGGCTGTCCAGTTCGCCGCGGGGCACGCGGCGGTGTTCTTTGAATCGGTAAAGGGCGCCCTGCCTCGCCATGAGGTACATCAGGGCCGAGAAAGTCAGGAAGGTCACGACGACCAGATAGGAAACTGATTCCAGGCCGAAGCGAAAGCCGAGGTTCGGGTTATCGACGAACTGCCGGATGATGGTCGAGACGACGTAATAAATCCATGACGCCACTGTTACGAGTATGGCCACCCGGCCGAGAACGATCTTTCGTTGCGAGGGGGTTGGGTGAACAATCGCCAACGGTTCAGATCGGCGTTCGGACCCCCACTGGCGTTTACGTCCTTTTTCGTCGGGACCGTCGGTGAGTGGTTCGTTTGAGTCGCGCACCACGACGGGCGCTGCGGCCAATTGCTCTGTCAATTTATCCCCATCAGGCTGCAGGCTAGGCCTTTTTGACCTCACGTCCGGTTGACGTGTCTCATCTATTCCGTGAGTCACGCCGATTGCCCTTATAGTAATCGACGTTGGGTGCTTGTCGTTTCAAGTTCCAGGTATCGGTTTTAAACTTCATTTCCTCCGTCAATCACTTGCTCGAAATCGTCTTCAGGTCGCCAATCGTTGGGTGTTTCATGTCGAAGTATTACCCGGGAAGAAAGCTGTCCCTGCCAAGGCTCTTCGTGCTTGTATTCGTTGTTGCAGGTTTAGTAGTAGCTGGAGTCAGTTACTGGCACAGTTACACCGACGCGCGGGCCGCGGCGGCCTCTCCTTCAGTTTTTGCCGGTTATGTTGACGTTACCGCGACGCCCCGGTACGCGTTTGAGCAACCCGTCAACGAGAACGCGAAGTCAGTAGTGTTGTCGTTCATCGTCGCTGACGCAAAGGATGGCTGCACGCCCTCGTGGGGAACCTTTTACAGCCTTGACGGTGCAGGTTCGGAGCTGGACCTCGACCGGCGGATCGCCCGGCTGCGTCAGCTCGGCGGAAATGTGGCGGTATCCTTCGGCGGTCTTTCCAACAAGGAACTGGCCACAGCCTGCACCGACGATTCAAAGCTTAAAGACGCCTATTCAAGTGTTATAGACCGTTATGAATTGACCAGCATAGATCTCGACATTGAAGGCGCGGCATTGGCTGATGCGACCTCCATCGCGCGACAGGCCAAAGCGGTGGCGGCGCTTCAAAAGGACAGGGCTGCCGCCGGAGAGCAGCTCTCGGTATGGCTCACCCTTCCCGTTGCGCCCACCGGACTCACCACCGAAGGCGCGGCCGCTGTGAAACAGATGCTGGCTGCAGGTCTGGACCTGGCAGGTGTGAACATCATGACCATGGACTACAGTGACAGCCGGCTACCTGGTCAGTCAATGCTTCAAGCCTCCATTGCAGCAGCTGAAGCAACACACTCTCAACTGGACCAAACCTACAGGGCAGCGAATCAGGAACTCGGTGCCCAGACTCTCTGGCGCAAAATTGGGCTGACCCCAATGATCGGCCAAAACGACATCGTCGCTGATGTGTTCTCCCTTGCCGATGCCCAAGGTCTCCACGACTTCGCAGCCGAGAAAGGCATCGGCCGGATGTCCTTGTGGTCCCTGAACCGTGATGCTGAATGTGGTCCCAACTACCCCACTCTCACCGTGGTCTCCGACGCCTGCAGCGGTGTTTCCCAAGGTGGAACGCTCTTCTCAACCGTTCTCGGTGCAAGCATAGATGGGAAGAGCACAACAGCCCCATCCCAGGCTCCCCCCACAGGATCGACCACAGCAGCTCCCGTCGTTGACGACCCCGCCACAAGCCCGTACCCGATCTGGTCCCCCAATGCTGCGTACGTGAAAGATGACCGGACGGTGTGGCAAGGAAACGTTTACGAGGCCAAATGGTGGACTAAAAACAACGTGCCCAACGACCCTCTGGCCGCGGGCACAACCGCCCCGTGGACGCTCATAGGTCCTGTCCTACCAAGCGACCGGCCCAAACCGGAAGTAACGCTGCCGGCGGGGACGTATCCGCAATGGTCGGCATCCACGGTCTACCGCAAAGGCGACCGCGTCATGTTCGACCAGCATGCTTTTGAAGCAAAGTGGTGGGTCCAGACACAAGGCCCCGAGGCCGCGCTCCAAGGATCAGCCGACACTGCCTGGGAAAGACTCTCCAACGAAGAGATCATGAAACTCATCCCCGGAATTCCGCAAAGCTAGTACATCGCTAAGGGGCCCCCGCGCAGCCAAACGTCCCGGTTGCAATCTCGTCCGGGAACTCTTTCGTGCCATCTATCATCGGGCTGGCGTTGACTTCAGGTGGTGACGGGGCTTTTAGCCATTCCATGGCTTCCATTCGTGAGGTGAAGAAGCGTTTGGGACGGGTCGAATTGTTCATGGCCAAGACGAAATTGACGATGACTTTATCTACGGGCGAGGCGCCCAGCAGCGCGATGCGTGATGCTTGGCAAGTTTGAGCGAAGACAGCGCGGGCCCCGCGGCTAACGGACGTTGTGGTGGCCATGTCTACCAGAAGTGGACGTACAGTATTTCCGCACATCTCGTTGACCATTTGCATGGCTGCTTCGGCATCACTTGTTTGGATGATGGTGTTGGGAGTCCACTTCAGTTGAAGAACTCCGTGTTCGTCCATAAAGAGTTCTGTCTTATCTGTCCTGTTAGACGTCATTGCCTTTACCCCAGGGTGCCTCGATGAATCCTATTGAGATGGCTGGTAGAGGGTTTGTCCGGGGGCATTCCTCATCCAATGTCGAGAGCTTATCGTGGCCCTGGCCGGGCTGATGGAAGGCTGTCCATTGCTGGGGTCAATTCAAGTTTTCCACGGCTGGTTTTGGGGAGTAGTTGGGGGAGCTCACTTGTCGGTGGTAGCTGTGGATAACTTGTGGGAATTGTCCCTGGTTGTGGGCAGGTGCTGTTGGGTAAGCCATTGTCGGTACGTTTGGGCGACGTGGTCGTTTCTGGCGATTCCTCGTTCTACGCGGGAGAGGTTGGAGGGCCACTGATTGAGATGCTCGCTGGCTTGCTGCAGCGTGACGCCGAGCTGCTGCCTGAGGGGGCGGAGGTCAGTGATGTCCGGTGCTGCAACTGGTCTGAATATTTGGCGGTAGATTTCCCGGGCGACGTAGCGTTTAAGGCAGCGCATGGCTTCTCTTTTGCTCTTGCCGTCGGCCATCCGTTTGGCGACGTAGTCCTGGGTTCGTTGGTCTGATTGCATACGGGAGAGGACAACGTGGTGGAGGGCGCTGTTGGCTTGGCGGTCACCGCCTTTGCTGAGTCTGTGGCGGTGGGTTTTGCCTGAGGATGCGGGTACGGGCGCGGTGCCGGTGAGGGCCGCGAATTGTGCTTCGTTGTCAATCCGTTCGGGGTTGTCTCCGACTGTGACCAGGAGTTGGGTGGCGACTTCAACGCCTACGCCTGTCAGTTCGGTCAGCAGTGGCGCGTATGAGTCAAGGATTTCCTGCAAGAGCTCATCGGTAGCCGCGATTTCGGCTCGGAGACTTTGATATCGCAAGGCCAGGGTTTTCAATGTCAACGCCGTGATGTATCCCGTGTCTGCGGGGTGCCCGGAGGGCCGCATACGGGCAAGCGCGGTGATCATCGTCGATGTGGGGAGGCCGCGGTACTTGGCACGTATCGTTTCCGGTGCGGAGACGAGTAGGCTCCGAATTTGGTTGATAGCAATGGTGCGCGCCTTCATTGCCGAGGTTCGTGCTGTCCGCAGGATGCGGAGGCATTCCACTGGTCCGTCTTTGCTTTTGGGAGTCGAGATGCCTCGTTCGGCAAGTACCGATTGGGCTGCCTGGTAGGCGTCCAGTGGATCTGACTTTCCCCGGATTCTGCGCTGCTGACGGTTTGGCCGGTTAACCTCGAAGACCTTCAGTTCTTCCTTGGCTAACACGCGGGACAGTTCGGCCCCGTAGGAACCTGTCCCTTCCACACCCACGGCGCTCACCGTGCCATGGCTGTTAATGAAGCGGAGCAGTTCGCTATAGCCGGCGGCTGTTGCTGCGAACTTTTGATCCGCGATGGGTTTGCCGTATTCGGTGACTACGGCAACGTGGTGGGTGTCGGCGTGGGTATCCACACCGACAATGACTTGGGGTAGTTCCTCGACCAATATGGCGACGGCCCTGCTCTTCCTGGTCCTTGGTGTTGCACGTTGGCCAGGCCGGCAGACAGCACGGTAATGGGACTAAAGCGATTCAGGCTCCTATTAGGTCATGTCCGCCTGGCTCAACGGGCTTGGTGCTGGTCCTGAACCGGTGGACAAATCATGAGAAAGACAGCGTTCGCACGCGTCAGGTGGGCGACGAGTCACGCCGGTTCAGGACGTTTACCATCATTACCGCATCTCCTATGATCACAGCGGATCCCCGTATCTGAAGTGGACACAGGCCAAACCGCCTCGGGAGCAGGGGGTCCTTCGGATTGTACGTGTCCGCTCCACCCCGTCTAGCCCCTCCGCAGGCTCCGGGGCCTGCGGTGCAGAAATTTCCCTCCGGCGCTCCTGCG from Arthrobacter sp. 31Y includes the following:
- a CDS encoding chitinase codes for the protein MLVFVVAGLVVAGVSYWHSYTDARAAAASPSVFAGYVDVTATPRYAFEQPVNENAKSVVLSFIVADAKDGCTPSWGTFYSLDGAGSELDLDRRIARLRQLGGNVAVSFGGLSNKELATACTDDSKLKDAYSSVIDRYELTSIDLDIEGAALADATSIARQAKAVAALQKDRAAAGEQLSVWLTLPVAPTGLTTEGAAAVKQMLAAGLDLAGVNIMTMDYSDSRLPGQSMLQASIAAAEATHSQLDQTYRAANQELGAQTLWRKIGLTPMIGQNDIVADVFSLADAQGLHDFAAEKGIGRMSLWSLNRDAECGPNYPTLTVVSDACSGVSQGGTLFSTVLGASIDGKSTTAPSQAPPTGSTTAAPVVDDPATSPYPIWSPNAAYVKDDRTVWQGNVYEAKWWTKNNVPNDPLAAGTTAPWTLIGPVLPSDRPKPEVTLPAGTYPQWSASTVYRKGDRVMFDQHAFEAKWWVQTQGPEAALQGSADTAWERLSNEEIMKLIPGIPQS
- a CDS encoding DUF7793 family protein codes for the protein MDEHGVLQLKWTPNTIIQTSDAEAAMQMVNEMCGNTVRPLLVDMATTTSVSRGARAVFAQTCQASRIALLGASPVDKVIVNFVLAMNNSTRPKRFFTSRMEAMEWLKAPSPPEVNASPMIDGTKEFPDEIATGTFGCAGAP
- a CDS encoding IS110 family transposase, with product MDTHADTHHVAVVTEYGKPIADQKFAATAAGYSELLRFINSHGTVSAVGVEGTGSYGAELSRVLAKEELKVFEVNRPNRQQRRIRGKSDPLDAYQAAQSVLAERGISTPKSKDGPVECLRILRTARTSAMKARTIAINQIRSLLVSAPETIRAKYRGLPTSTMITALARMRPSGHPADTGYITALTLKTLALRYQSLRAEIAATDELLQEILDSYAPLLTELTGVGVEVATQLLVTVGDNPERIDNEAQFAALTGTAPVPASSGKTHRHRLSKGGDRQANSALHHVVLSRMQSDQRTQDYVAKRMADGKSKREAMRCLKRYVAREIYRQIFRPVAAPDITDLRPLRQQLGVTLQQASEHLNQWPSNLSRVERGIARNDHVAQTYRQWLTQQHLPTTRDNSHKLSTATTDK